One window of Saccharopolyspora phatthalungensis genomic DNA carries:
- a CDS encoding WXG100 family type VII secretion target — MSGFRSDLGQLSKHAGEFESLAGQAQRIADTLRRAVDAAGACWGGDDIGANFARAHCGRADQALDELGAISGRLRDMGAKFSETAETTRQADAGNADRLGRLAGRG; from the coding sequence ATGAGTGGTTTCCGCAGTGATCTCGGGCAGCTGAGCAAGCACGCGGGCGAGTTCGAAAGCCTCGCCGGGCAGGCGCAGCGGATCGCGGACACCCTGCGTCGCGCCGTGGATGCGGCCGGTGCCTGCTGGGGCGGCGACGACATCGGCGCGAACTTCGCCCGCGCCCATTGCGGCCGTGCCGACCAGGCGTTGGACGAGCTCGGTGCGATTTCCGGGCGGCTGCGCGACATGGGTGCGAAGTTCTCCGAGACCGCCGAAACGACGCGACAGGCCGACGCCGGAAACGCCGACCGACTCGGTCGACTCGCCGGGCGGGGGTGA
- a CDS encoding glycohydrolase toxin TNT-related protein (This protein contains a domain related to Tuberculosis Necrotizing Toxin, which is the C-terminal effector domain of outer membrane channel protein CpnT, and which has a lethal NAD+-glycohydrolase activity.): MGIELPAELRDVAARAGAKWPEADEDKMRESASAWREAAKSIDALAGAADGTAQGALDAFDGQAAQAARRDWNKFVADDGMLPSSAKQCRAAADRLDHAAEQVGAAKVQLVRELVALAKQTDTAEQAAAAGHPQALAALDSVLNGTAANVAQVHNTLTSAVDLDSGVLVEPRGSHGLLSEVGAAGGGLLDSGGGLVSSTVDSVEGRGDHAVSGVTGAVDDLGKSVDGTVDGAGRAAHEVAAVAGEGVGAAAEGVGRAAHDTAGHVGDAVEGRPAQETIGGVAAGAHGVVEDVARPAGPWPGDAEHTGPVKVDPGGWAPGLADAGTGPIPVIGDNARPGWTPAGSDPASSTAPHAVHSAWAAPQTPQPPLPGAVAPPQGFAPPPPAAPGGHFIVQPGAAAPPPSAAPPPAAARPPMPLAAPRGPVPFGAPAAQAPQVPQAPGNQPMQRGPLRPLPAPAQPPVPVQPEAPQRPLRQGSRNADVVAFVLHQFPIGYMPVAASRASRQLPVPEGIAEHRPGLNFPPQDHPQSHLVDDGDALRRARCPEVYEAAQRDRAERGEPEQLPAALTADHEPLGELSEPEWKRRFLLRDGERSEYTWPEAAEFPEGGVEPAEPVVLEPDVVLDCLGSGDGRILFAVATPFAQRSLPAAYDERDYRRYRVMRPLPVWRAVAAPWFAQPGGGMRYRATYSLSDLVGLGYLVELTMTREIAEAATLRIVRAETSDLAQQEAEEKVGGAAASTVRITREEQGAPEEGRAAVTERITREAVEAGVEAAMLAVRDEAENSPATTDDGSTQEAAK, from the coding sequence ATGGGCATCGAACTTCCCGCCGAACTCCGCGATGTCGCGGCGCGGGCGGGCGCGAAGTGGCCGGAAGCCGACGAGGACAAGATGCGCGAGTCGGCATCGGCGTGGCGGGAGGCGGCGAAGTCGATCGATGCGCTCGCCGGTGCCGCCGACGGCACCGCGCAGGGCGCGCTCGACGCGTTCGACGGCCAGGCTGCCCAGGCGGCGCGCAGGGACTGGAACAAGTTCGTCGCCGACGACGGGATGCTGCCCTCATCGGCGAAGCAGTGCCGGGCCGCCGCGGATCGCCTGGACCACGCCGCCGAGCAGGTCGGCGCGGCAAAGGTGCAGTTGGTGCGGGAACTGGTGGCGCTGGCGAAGCAGACCGACACGGCCGAGCAAGCGGCTGCCGCCGGGCATCCGCAGGCGTTGGCCGCGCTGGACTCGGTGTTGAACGGCACGGCGGCGAACGTGGCGCAGGTGCACAACACGCTGACCTCGGCGGTGGACCTGGACAGCGGCGTGCTGGTGGAACCGCGCGGCTCGCACGGCCTGCTGTCGGAGGTGGGCGCGGCCGGAGGTGGCTTACTGGACAGCGGCGGCGGCCTCGTTTCGTCCACAGTGGATTCAGTTGAGGGCCGCGGGGACCACGCGGTATCTGGGGTGACCGGCGCGGTTGATGATCTCGGCAAGTCCGTTGACGGCACGGTCGACGGCGCTGGCCGGGCCGCGCACGAGGTTGCCGCTGTTGCTGGGGAAGGTGTCGGCGCGGCGGCGGAAGGCGTTGGCCGCGCCGCGCACGACACCGCTGGTCATGTTGGTGACGCGGTCGAAGGTCGACCTGCGCAGGAAACCATCGGGGGTGTGGCAGCAGGTGCTCACGGTGTGGTGGAAGACGTGGCACGTCCGGCAGGTCCCTGGCCTGGCGATGCCGAGCACACCGGCCCGGTCAAGGTCGATCCCGGCGGCTGGGCTCCCGGCCTCGCCGACGCCGGCACCGGCCCGATCCCGGTGATCGGCGACAACGCCCGCCCGGGCTGGACGCCTGCGGGCAGCGACCCCGCTTCCAGCACCGCGCCGCACGCGGTGCACTCCGCCTGGGCCGCGCCGCAGACTCCGCAACCGCCGCTGCCGGGCGCGGTTGCGCCTCCCCAGGGCTTCGCTCCGCCGCCTCCGGCGGCCCCGGGCGGTCACTTCATCGTCCAGCCCGGGGCCGCTGCCCCGCCGCCGTCCGCCGCCCCGCCTCCAGCCGCAGCGCGCCCACCGATGCCGCTGGCCGCTCCGCGTGGGCCGGTGCCGTTCGGCGCCCCTGCTGCGCAGGCACCTCAAGTACCTCAAGCGCCGGGGAACCAGCCGATGCAGCGCGGTCCACTGCGCCCCCTCCCGGCTCCGGCACAGCCGCCTGTTCCGGTGCAGCCGGAAGCACCACAGCGGCCGTTGCGGCAGGGTAGTCGCAACGCGGATGTTGTCGCGTTCGTGCTTCATCAGTTCCCGATCGGATACATGCCGGTCGCTGCCAGCAGGGCGAGCAGGCAGTTGCCGGTGCCGGAGGGGATCGCGGAACATCGGCCAGGTCTGAACTTCCCGCCGCAGGATCATCCGCAGTCGCACCTGGTGGATGACGGCGATGCGCTGAGGCGTGCGCGGTGCCCGGAGGTTTACGAGGCAGCGCAACGCGATCGGGCCGAGCGCGGCGAGCCAGAGCAGTTACCCGCAGCGCTCACTGCGGATCACGAGCCGCTCGGGGAGCTCAGCGAGCCCGAGTGGAAGCGCCGGTTCTTATTGCGCGACGGCGAGCGGAGCGAGTACACGTGGCCGGAGGCGGCGGAGTTCCCGGAGGGCGGCGTGGAACCGGCGGAGCCGGTGGTGTTGGAGCCCGACGTGGTGCTCGACTGCCTGGGCAGCGGCGATGGCCGTATCTTGTTCGCCGTGGCAACGCCTTTCGCGCAGCGATCGTTGCCCGCCGCTTATGACGAACGCGATTACCGACGGTATCGGGTCATGCGTCCGCTGCCGGTGTGGCGGGCGGTTGCGGCGCCGTGGTTCGCGCAGCCGGGTGGCGGGATGCGTTACCGCGCGACTTATTCGCTTTCCGACCTGGTCGGGCTCGGCTATCTCGTGGAGCTGACCATGACGCGGGAGATCGCCGAGGCGGCGACGTTGCGCATCGTGCGCGCGGAAACCTCGGACCTGGCGCAGCAGGAAGCCGAGGAAAAGGTCGGCGGGGCAGCGGCGTCGACCGTTCGCATTACTCGCGAGGAGCAGGGCGCACCGGAAGAAGGCCGGGCAGCCGTGACGGAGCGGATCACGCGGGAAGCCGTCGAGGCCGGGGTGGAAGCGGCCATGCTCGCAGTGCGCGACGAGGCGGAGAACAGTCCGGCGACAACTGACGACGGGTCGACGCAGGAGGCCGCGAAGTGA
- a CDS encoding DUF2339 domain-containing protein produces MSQPQPGETLQLVAGELHAIGQRLTYLGTMVQAQMQVSPQPFPAQQFQAAPEQQPAASQQSPAMPGQQHATAPESASQQPYPGLSPYPHTEGPTAPHRRFGSDLEPSRILAWVGAGVTLLGVVFLLVLAVQQDWLGPDARVAGGAVLAALLIAAGWWMHHRFAAEQSGGAGRIAVFALATTGFGALFLDVVAATALYDFLSVPTGLGTGFAVSVAGLALADRWRAQPLAIGVALSSAICAPMITRAADAVLLGFLLLLQVAAAPAQVRRGWPGLALAAGIPTVLAAFMASAVGAWVYDPALPIAIFAAAVLGVILAAITAGARPDADWTAIGLLIAAPIPAFLAGPLMLERPAAGTIGAGMVVLLLGIWGAGRFTPAFRGRLSARFVVAVGGMAAVAAVQTTLTFLDSSSWATALLCEALLLSVGGFLLRSPGVLLGATCYAIFGFLLTFFNELPIRALLWYGGGIGIRGLLAGLLIALVAIGLPIAGVRIGKLAKLPGSLPLWFASGVALLYGTASATMAACLLLVDARAGFLTGHILITLSWVVAAIALLLRGVRAKHLRIAGLVLIAVSLAKLLLFDLATLDGFARVIAFLCAGLILLAAGSAYARLLARAKPTP; encoded by the coding sequence ATGTCCCAACCACAGCCCGGCGAAACACTGCAATTGGTCGCAGGCGAGTTGCACGCCATTGGCCAGCGGCTGACGTACCTGGGCACCATGGTGCAGGCGCAGATGCAGGTCTCGCCTCAGCCGTTTCCAGCGCAACAGTTCCAGGCCGCACCCGAGCAGCAACCGGCCGCATCACAACAGTCTCCGGCCATGCCCGGGCAGCAGCATGCGACCGCACCCGAATCCGCGTCCCAGCAGCCCTACCCGGGCCTGTCGCCGTACCCGCACACCGAGGGGCCGACGGCCCCGCATCGCCGATTCGGTTCGGACCTGGAACCTAGTCGGATCTTGGCTTGGGTAGGGGCCGGGGTGACCTTGCTCGGCGTGGTGTTCTTGCTGGTGCTTGCCGTCCAGCAGGACTGGCTGGGGCCGGACGCGCGCGTCGCCGGTGGTGCGGTGCTCGCCGCGCTGTTGATCGCAGCGGGCTGGTGGATGCATCACCGATTCGCGGCCGAGCAGTCGGGCGGAGCGGGCCGCATCGCCGTATTCGCCCTCGCCACAACGGGTTTCGGCGCGTTGTTCCTGGACGTTGTCGCGGCCACCGCGCTCTACGACTTCCTGTCGGTGCCCACTGGGCTCGGCACCGGATTCGCGGTCAGTGTCGCGGGGCTGGCGCTCGCGGACCGGTGGCGGGCGCAGCCGTTGGCCATTGGGGTGGCGCTCAGCTCGGCGATCTGCGCTCCCATGATCACGCGGGCAGCGGATGCGGTCCTCCTCGGCTTCCTGCTGCTGTTGCAGGTCGCGGCCGCTCCGGCGCAGGTGCGGCGCGGTTGGCCGGGACTCGCGCTGGCGGCCGGGATTCCCACTGTGCTGGCCGCTTTCATGGCCAGTGCGGTAGGCGCCTGGGTTTACGACCCCGCCCTTCCGATCGCGATCTTCGCCGCCGCAGTGCTCGGCGTGATCCTCGCCGCGATCACCGCCGGCGCTCGGCCCGACGCGGACTGGACGGCGATCGGCCTGCTCATCGCCGCGCCGATACCGGCCTTCCTGGCCGGACCGCTGATGCTGGAGCGGCCTGCGGCGGGCACGATCGGCGCCGGGATGGTCGTGCTGCTGCTGGGGATCTGGGGCGCTGGTCGATTCACGCCCGCGTTCCGGGGGCGGCTATCGGCCAGGTTCGTGGTCGCGGTCGGCGGGATGGCCGCGGTCGCCGCGGTGCAGACGACGCTGACCTTCCTGGATTCGTCCAGCTGGGCAACGGCGTTGCTGTGCGAGGCGCTACTGCTGAGCGTCGGGGGCTTCCTGCTGCGAAGCCCGGGAGTGCTGCTCGGGGCGACGTGCTACGCGATTTTCGGGTTCCTGCTGACGTTCTTCAACGAGCTGCCGATCAGGGCGCTGCTCTGGTACGGGGGCGGCATCGGGATTCGCGGACTGCTGGCCGGGCTGCTGATCGCGCTGGTGGCGATCGGCCTGCCGATCGCGGGGGTCCGGATCGGCAAGCTGGCGAAGTTGCCTGGTTCGCTGCCGCTGTGGTTCGCATCGGGAGTGGCGCTGCTGTACGGCACGGCGAGTGCCACGATGGCGGCGTGCTTGCTGCTGGTCGATGCGCGGGCGGGCTTCCTCACCGGGCACATTCTGATCACGCTGAGCTGGGTGGTGGCAGCGATCGCGTTGCTGCTCCGCGGAGTCCGGGCGAAGCACCTGCGCATCGCGGGGCTGGTGCTGATCGCGGTGTCCCTGGCCAAGCTGCTGCTGTTCGACCTCGCAACCCTGGACGGCTTCGCCCGGGTGATCGCCTTCCTCTGCGCGGGCCTGATCCTCCTAGCCGCAGGCTCGGCATACGCCCGCCTCCTAGCCCGAGCCAAACCAACGCCCTGA
- a CDS encoding DUF397 domain-containing protein yields the protein MTELNWRKSTYTDKYNCVEVAMTAARTAVRDSKNRDGETLNFTAQHWYTFLSAVKADQYRR from the coding sequence ATGACTGAACTCAACTGGCGCAAGAGCACGTACACGGACAAGTACAACTGCGTTGAGGTGGCGATGACGGCGGCGCGGACAGCCGTCCGCGACTCGAAGAACCGCGACGGCGAAACCCTCAACTTCACCGCCCAGCACTGGTACACTTTCTTATCCGCCGTCAAAGCCGACCAGTACCGGCGCTGA
- a CDS encoding DUF397 domain-containing protein produces the protein MTELNWRKSSYTDQYNCVEVAMTPDTTAVRDSKNRDGDALAFTTQHWHSFLSAIKADHYRH, from the coding sequence ATGACTGAACTCAACTGGCGCAAGAGCAGTTACACGGACCAGTACAACTGCGTTGAGGTGGCGATGACGCCGGACACGACGGCCGTGCGCGACTCGAAGAACCGCGACGGCGACGCCCTCGCCTTCACCACCCAGCATTGGCACAGCTTCTTATCCGCCATTAAAGCCGACCACTACCGGCACTGA
- a CDS encoding helix-turn-helix domain-containing protein, with product MRQSEKLRQIGLGAQLQQLRQKAGLSTRSVAKSLGISPSSVNRNELGLRSPSKEEVSALCALYGVVGEDKEALLEKVGDSTETAAWLANGVPDELASLMVLEREAVAITDVQASLIPGLAHTADYARLVLGSGAASGIDLERRVATRLGRQAMLSHPRAPDASFFIEESALHRTLGNPRVLADQLEYLLLLQRRDNVNIRVIPFDTEPSSSVRASFSVYELASGCSYVFVEVYRIGLFVTDASQVAAFVKVCQALDMSALDKDASTTLIRKIAEDLDDD from the coding sequence GTGCGGCAATCCGAGAAACTGCGTCAGATCGGGCTCGGCGCGCAACTGCAGCAGCTACGCCAAAAGGCCGGTCTATCCACCCGTTCGGTGGCGAAATCTCTTGGCATCTCACCATCTTCGGTCAACCGTAACGAGTTGGGCCTACGCTCGCCGAGCAAAGAGGAAGTGAGCGCGCTTTGCGCCCTTTACGGCGTGGTCGGCGAGGACAAGGAAGCGCTCCTTGAGAAGGTCGGCGACAGCACGGAAACTGCGGCGTGGCTGGCCAACGGTGTTCCAGATGAACTGGCCAGCCTGATGGTGCTTGAGCGCGAAGCGGTCGCAATAACCGACGTCCAAGCGTCGCTGATCCCAGGCTTGGCGCACACTGCGGATTACGCCCGCCTGGTGCTCGGCAGCGGCGCGGCTTCAGGAATCGATCTCGAACGCCGGGTCGCGACCAGGCTGGGGCGTCAAGCGATGCTGAGCCACCCGAGGGCCCCCGACGCATCGTTTTTCATCGAAGAATCGGCCTTGCACCGAACACTTGGAAACCCTCGGGTGCTGGCTGATCAGCTGGAGTACCTGCTACTCCTGCAGCGCCGCGACAACGTCAACATTCGCGTGATCCCGTTCGACACTGAGCCGAGCTCGTCGGTCAGGGCGTCTTTCTCCGTCTACGAGCTGGCGAGCGGTTGTTCGTATGTCTTCGTTGAGGTTTACCGCATCGGGCTGTTCGTCACGGACGCTTCTCAGGTGGCGGCATTTGTGAAAGTCTGTCAAGCACTGGACATGTCAGCGCTGGACAAGGACGCTTCCACCACGTTGATCAGGAAGATCGCGGAGGACCTGGATGATGACTGA
- the hisN gene encoding histidinol-phosphatase encodes MTSDLDLALHLADVADGITGDRFRARDLSVDRKPDRTPVTDADLAVEDAVREVLGAHRPDDVVAGEERGGTAGQGRAWVLDPIDGTKNFLRGIPVWATLIALVDGGRPEVGVVSAPALGKRWWAAAGAGSWCRTGDAEPERIAVSGVRDLTDAYVSTTHLGTWVEYHSRESYLRLVDACWENRAFGDFWQHCLVAEGVIDIAAEPIVNPWDVAAAQILVEEAGGTFTDLAGNPRYDGGSALSTNGHLHTEALKLLRK; translated from the coding sequence GTGACCAGTGATCTCGACCTCGCCCTGCATCTAGCCGACGTAGCCGACGGGATCACCGGCGACCGGTTCCGGGCACGGGACCTGAGCGTGGACCGCAAGCCCGACCGCACGCCGGTCACCGACGCGGACCTCGCGGTCGAGGACGCGGTGCGCGAGGTGCTCGGCGCACATCGTCCGGACGACGTGGTCGCCGGCGAGGAGCGCGGCGGCACCGCCGGGCAGGGCCGGGCGTGGGTGCTCGACCCGATCGACGGCACGAAGAACTTCCTGCGCGGCATCCCGGTGTGGGCGACGCTCATCGCACTGGTTGACGGCGGTCGTCCGGAGGTCGGCGTGGTCAGCGCACCGGCGCTCGGCAAGCGCTGGTGGGCGGCGGCCGGGGCGGGGTCCTGGTGCCGCACCGGCGACGCGGAACCGGAGCGGATCGCCGTGTCCGGGGTGCGCGACCTCACCGATGCCTACGTGTCGACCACCCACCTCGGGACGTGGGTGGAGTACCACTCGCGGGAGTCCTACCTGCGGCTGGTCGACGCCTGCTGGGAGAACCGGGCGTTCGGTGACTTCTGGCAGCACTGCCTGGTCGCGGAGGGCGTGATCGACATCGCCGCGGAGCCGATCGTCAACCCGTGGGACGTCGCGGCGGCCCAGATCCTGGTGGAAGAGGCGGGCGGCACGTTCACCGACCTGGCGGGAAACCCCCGCTACGACGGCGGAAGCGCTCTCTCCACCAACGGCCACCTGCACACCGAAGCCCTGAAACTCTTGCGGAAGTAA
- a CDS encoding response regulator transcription factor: protein MSVVLLAEDDPAIAVPLSRALQREGYSVQVIEDGPSTLRAAASGGIDLLVLDLGLPEMDGLEVCRRLRSQGRGLPVLMLTARTDEVDFVVGLDAGADDYVAKPFRLAELMARIRALLRRGAPETLEASGVRLDLTARRVLVNEHEVQLANKEYELLRVLMQHAGQVVTREEILEEVWPESDRKGSKTLDMHISWLRRKLSDSNGRLDETRIATVRGVGFRFNAD from the coding sequence GTGAGCGTGGTGCTGCTGGCAGAAGACGACCCGGCCATCGCTGTGCCGCTGTCCCGGGCGCTGCAGCGCGAGGGATATTCGGTGCAGGTCATCGAGGACGGCCCATCGACGCTGCGCGCCGCCGCCTCCGGGGGAATCGATCTCCTGGTGCTCGATCTCGGGCTGCCGGAGATGGACGGCTTGGAGGTGTGCCGGCGGCTGCGGTCGCAGGGCCGTGGCCTGCCGGTGCTGATGCTCACCGCGCGCACCGACGAGGTCGACTTCGTCGTCGGCCTCGACGCGGGCGCCGACGACTACGTCGCCAAACCGTTCCGGCTCGCCGAGCTGATGGCCCGGATCCGTGCCCTGCTGCGCCGCGGCGCCCCGGAGACGCTGGAGGCCTCCGGCGTCCGGCTCGACCTGACGGCCCGGCGGGTCCTGGTCAACGAGCACGAGGTGCAGCTGGCGAACAAGGAGTACGAGCTGCTGCGGGTGCTGATGCAGCACGCCGGCCAGGTCGTGACCCGCGAGGAGATCCTGGAGGAGGTCTGGCCGGAGTCCGACCGCAAGGGCAGCAAGACGCTGGACATGCACATCTCGTGGCTGCGCCGGAAGCTTAGCGACAGCAACGGCCGGCTCGACGAGACCCGCATCGCCACGGTGCGCGGCGTCGGGTTCCGATTCAACGCGGACTGA
- a CDS encoding HAMP domain-containing histidine kinase, with protein MRRRILQATLLAVAVTAIALGLPLGFSALKLVQDLTTGDLSTRAQQIATLLDEQIASRRTIDLNAARLAVPAGARLIVRTQAHDYVYGPDPGADPLVESVPMVQSGTVTIAAPSDPVRTQQFQVAALVLMLVVLSAGTGMIVATLTARRLADPLKHVAARAARLGAGDFRADPQRHQVSELDRVADALDASGAALSQLVQRERDLVGDVSHQLRSRLTALHLRLETLAATDDPEIAEEAGAALEQAERLSGVLDDLLAAATAARARDAEPLDVSSLLTDVGAEWRDPLKAEGRALRLKVSEGLLARATPARLRETIGVLLDNALRHGEGTVTLTARRGSGTVVIEVSDSGPGVPDALVPYVFERGFSGHGSTGVGLALARALVEADGGRLELSQARPAMFEVFIPVARADDILGVSWNIESTPR; from the coding sequence ATGCGCCGTCGGATTCTGCAGGCCACGCTTCTCGCGGTCGCGGTCACTGCGATCGCACTCGGGCTGCCGCTGGGGTTCAGCGCGCTGAAGCTCGTCCAGGACCTCACCACCGGTGACCTGTCCACCCGGGCGCAGCAGATCGCGACGCTGCTCGACGAGCAGATCGCTTCGCGGCGCACGATCGACCTCAACGCGGCCCGGCTCGCGGTGCCCGCCGGTGCCCGCCTGATCGTCCGCACCCAGGCGCACGACTACGTCTATGGCCCCGACCCCGGCGCGGATCCGCTGGTCGAGAGCGTGCCGATGGTGCAGAGCGGCACGGTCACGATCGCCGCGCCCAGCGATCCGGTGCGCACCCAGCAGTTCCAGGTGGCCGCACTGGTCTTGATGCTGGTGGTGCTCTCGGCCGGTACCGGGATGATCGTCGCGACGCTCACCGCCCGCCGCCTCGCCGATCCGCTGAAGCACGTCGCGGCCCGCGCCGCGCGGCTCGGAGCCGGTGACTTCCGCGCCGATCCGCAACGACACCAGGTCTCGGAACTGGATCGCGTCGCCGATGCGCTGGATGCCTCGGGCGCGGCGCTGTCGCAGTTGGTGCAGCGCGAGCGCGACCTCGTCGGCGACGTCTCGCACCAGCTGCGCAGTCGGCTCACCGCGCTGCACCTGCGGTTGGAGACGCTCGCGGCGACCGACGATCCCGAGATCGCGGAGGAAGCGGGCGCCGCGCTGGAACAGGCCGAACGACTCTCCGGCGTGCTCGACGACCTGCTCGCGGCGGCCACCGCGGCGCGCGCTAGGGACGCCGAACCGCTGGATGTGTCCAGCCTGCTCACCGATGTCGGCGCGGAGTGGCGGGATCCGCTGAAGGCCGAGGGCCGGGCGCTGCGGCTGAAGGTGTCGGAGGGCCTGCTCGCCCGCGCCACTCCCGCGCGCCTGCGGGAGACGATCGGTGTGCTGCTCGACAATGCGCTGCGGCACGGCGAGGGAACCGTGACGCTGACGGCGAGGCGGGGCAGCGGCACTGTCGTGATCGAGGTCAGCGACTCCGGGCCGGGCGTGCCCGACGCTTTGGTGCCTTACGTCTTCGAGCGCGGCTTCTCCGGACACGGTTCCACCGGCGTCGGCTTGGCCTTGGCCCGCGCGCTGGTGGAGGCGGACGGCGGGCGCCTGGAACTGAGCCAAGCGCGCCCGGCGATGTTCGAGGTGTTCATCCCGGTCGCCCGCGCGGACGACATCCTCGGCGTCTCCTGGAACATCGAATCCACCCCGCGCTGA
- a CDS encoding GtrA family protein — translation MSVVDSVLARTPQPYRSLAIRHRELLKFGIVGAITFFIDTGIFYALKLTILSPKPVTSKVIAVLAATMVSYVLNRQWSFRTRGGRRRHHEATLYFVISGIGVGVYSAPLWISRYMLHLQTPFTSRLVEELADFTSGQIIGLLVGMAFRWWAFRKWVFPAEQSQSRTSPRDRVPTR, via the coding sequence GTGTCTGTTGTCGATTCGGTACTCGCGCGTACCCCGCAGCCGTATCGATCTCTCGCGATCCGGCATCGGGAGTTGCTGAAGTTCGGGATCGTCGGCGCGATCACGTTCTTCATCGACACGGGCATCTTCTACGCGCTGAAGTTGACGATCCTGTCGCCCAAGCCGGTCACCTCGAAGGTCATCGCGGTGCTCGCCGCGACGATGGTGTCCTACGTGCTGAACCGGCAGTGGTCGTTTCGCACCCGCGGCGGTCGCCGCCGGCACCACGAGGCGACGCTGTACTTCGTGATCAGCGGCATCGGCGTCGGGGTGTACTCGGCGCCGCTGTGGATCTCCCGGTACATGCTGCACCTGCAGACGCCGTTCACCAGCCGGCTGGTGGAGGAGCTCGCCGACTTCACCTCGGGACAGATCATCGGCCTGCTGGTCGGCATGGCTTTCCGCTGGTGGGCGTTCCGGAAATGGGTCTTCCCGGCCGAGCAGAGCCAGTCCCGCACCTCGCCCCGCGACCGGGTCCCGACCCGCTGA